The Flammeovirgaceae bacterium genome contains a region encoding:
- a CDS encoding ABC transporter permease — MIEYTIRLKRKSKNIFGDGWVWRMALRDARHNGSRLALFMASLVAGIMAMVALDSLNNGLQKDIDRNAKELLGADMLVNASRPFEPELISLFDSIPHPQADEADMASMVLFVNSGNSRLIRLVALRGAFPFYGKIETLPADAYEKMKTGGHALLDETLASQYEVSSGDTIKIGNYRFPVAGVVTKIPGGGGILATFTPSVYIAWADLDSTRLVQYGSRVNYRKYIKTASDAQAVELAGKLKPLARKYGHGFDDVEERKRELGEAFQSVYRFFSLLAFIALILGCIGIASSVHLYSREKRAEVAVLRCVGSSGWQAFNIFFIQIFFLSILGSFVGSLLGIGIHQLLPILFGNLVPVEINLSVSWLSVIKGMLLGTLMGTLFSMLPLLSIRFVPPLTVLRGEFEAGKIFSKAKVAALAGVVLFPVAFAVWQTGETVTGFFFVTGFLVALGMLALVALLLLRAVQKFFPVRASFVWRHALANLFRPNNQSRVLMVTIGLGAFLVATLNIIEKSLLSQVEFSGRENQSNTILFDIQPSQKEGVIALIKANDLPVNQVVPIVTCRLAEVKGKPIDLLQRDTTDGIPNWALTREYRVTYRDSLHHSEELIKGELQRKTSGRDSVWVTISEGMHENLEVAVGDSLVFDVQGVPVKVRISGIRKVDWPKDPPNFIFVFPAGVLEEAPQVFVTSTRITDQQRANQFQQRLVNEYPNISLIDLRLILSTVNELFDKLGAVIRFMALFSIITGLVVLAGSVTNSKFIRIRENVLLRTLGARTGQINLITLIEYGYVGLFSALTGMILSLGGGYLLTTFFFKITFAFSWPELVTTIAGVVFLTMLIGWWNSREVIATPPLQVLRKEG; from the coding sequence ATGATTGAATACACCATCCGGTTAAAACGGAAATCAAAAAACATTTTTGGAGACGGCTGGGTTTGGCGCATGGCCTTGCGCGATGCGCGCCATAATGGTTCACGGTTGGCTCTATTCATGGCATCGCTGGTGGCCGGTATCATGGCCATGGTGGCGCTCGATTCGCTGAACAACGGGCTGCAGAAAGACATCGACCGCAATGCCAAAGAATTACTGGGTGCGGATATGCTGGTAAATGCCAGCAGGCCATTTGAACCGGAATTGATAAGCCTGTTTGATTCCATTCCTCATCCACAGGCCGATGAAGCCGATATGGCATCGATGGTGCTGTTTGTCAATTCAGGAAACTCAAGATTAATCAGGTTGGTTGCTCTGCGCGGTGCATTTCCTTTTTACGGAAAGATAGAGACACTGCCTGCTGATGCTTACGAAAAGATGAAGACCGGAGGACATGCTTTGCTTGATGAAACCTTAGCCAGCCAGTATGAAGTGAGTTCAGGCGACACGATTAAGATTGGGAACTATAGATTTCCGGTGGCCGGTGTGGTAACCAAGATTCCGGGTGGGGGAGGGATATTAGCAACCTTCACCCCCTCGGTATATATCGCATGGGCCGATTTGGATTCAACCCGGCTGGTGCAGTATGGCAGTAGGGTTAACTACCGAAAATACATAAAAACCGCCAGTGATGCACAGGCAGTTGAATTGGCCGGTAAACTTAAACCACTGGCGCGCAAATACGGCCATGGATTTGATGATGTGGAGGAACGCAAGCGCGAGTTGGGCGAAGCGTTTCAATCGGTATATCGTTTTTTTTCGTTACTGGCATTTATAGCGCTTATTCTGGGCTGCATTGGTATTGCCAGCTCGGTGCACCTGTATTCACGCGAAAAAAGAGCCGAGGTAGCTGTGCTCCGCTGTGTTGGTTCCTCAGGCTGGCAAGCCTTTAATATTTTCTTTATTCAGATATTTTTTCTAAGCATACTTGGCAGTTTTGTTGGTTCATTGCTCGGTATTGGTATTCACCAACTACTTCCAATCCTCTTTGGTAACCTGGTGCCGGTGGAGATTAATTTATCAGTTTCGTGGCTATCGGTTATAAAAGGTATGTTGCTGGGTACGCTTATGGGCACGTTGTTTTCAATGTTGCCGCTACTGTCGATCCGGTTTGTGCCTCCGCTTACGGTACTCCGGGGGGAGTTTGAGGCCGGAAAAATTTTTTCAAAAGCAAAAGTTGCAGCGCTTGCCGGTGTAGTATTGTTCCCGGTTGCGTTTGCAGTTTGGCAAACCGGTGAAACGGTAACGGGTTTCTTTTTTGTTACTGGTTTTCTGGTGGCACTGGGTATGCTGGCATTGGTAGCATTGCTTTTGTTGCGGGCCGTGCAAAAGTTTTTTCCGGTCCGGGCTTCCTTTGTTTGGCGGCATGCACTTGCCAACCTGTTCAGGCCAAATAACCAGAGTCGTGTGCTGATGGTAACCATCGGTCTCGGTGCATTTTTAGTGGCTACACTCAATATTATTGAAAAGAGTTTACTCAGCCAGGTTGAATTCAGTGGTCGTGAAAATCAATCGAATACCATACTGTTTGATATCCAGCCTTCGCAAAAAGAGGGTGTTATTGCGCTGATAAAAGCCAATGACCTTCCGGTAAACCAGGTGGTGCCGATTGTTACATGCCGCCTGGCCGAGGTAAAAGGGAAACCAATTGATCTGTTGCAACGCGACACCACCGATGGCATACCCAACTGGGCGCTAACACGTGAGTACCGTGTAACCTATCGCGACAGCCTGCATCATTCCGAAGAATTGATTAAAGGCGAGTTGCAGCGCAAAACTTCCGGTCGTGACTCGGTGTGGGTAACTATTTCGGAGGGTATGCACGAGAACCTCGAAGTAGCCGTGGGCGATTCGCTGGTGTTTGATGTGCAGGGTGTGCCGGTTAAAGTGCGCATCAGCGGCATCCGCAAGGTTGACTGGCCTAAAGATCCTCCGAACTTCATATTTGTCTTTCCGGCAGGAGTACTGGAGGAGGCTCCGCAGGTTTTTGTTACCTCCACACGCATTACCGACCAGCAACGGGCCAATCAGTTTCAGCAGCGGTTGGTGAATGAGTACCCCAATATATCACTAATTGATCTTCGGTTGATTTTGAGTACCGTCAATGAATTGTTTGATAAACTGGGCGCAGTAATTCGTTTTATGGCGTTGTTCAGCATCATTACCGGACTGGTTGTATTGGCCGGATCAGTCACTAACAGCAAGTTTATCCGGATAAGAGAAAATGTGTTACTGCGCACGCTGGGTGCCCGTACCGGGCAAATAAACCTGATAACGTTAATAGAATATGGATATGTAGGATTATTCTCGGCCTTAACAGGTATGATTCTGTCGCTGGGCGGTGGGTACCTGCTTACAACCTTCTTCTTTAAAATTACCTTTGCTTTCAGCTGGCCGGAGTTGGTTACAACCATTGCGGGAGTAGTATTTCTTACCATGCTCATCGGCTGGTGGAACTCCCGCGAAGTGATTGCCACACCCCCGTTGCAGGTACTGCGCAAAGAGGGCTGA
- a CDS encoding ABC transporter ATP-binding protein, translating to MTQPVLQADNLTKTYLSGSAPLTVLNNVSFAVRQGDTLAIIGPSGSGKTTLLGLCAGLDVPTSGTITLMGFKLNSMTEDDRAYIRNQFLGFVFQNFQLLQTLTALENVMVPLELRGEKNVAARAVELLKRVGLADRLHHYPSQLSGGEQQRVAMARAFITNPKILFADEPTGNLDDENARHLTELLFKLNQEEGTTLVLVTHNLELAQKTNRILRMRGGELIEDSSAVSIVES from the coding sequence ATGACACAACCCGTTCTTCAGGCCGATAACCTAACAAAAACCTATTTATCAGGTAGCGCCCCGCTAACAGTACTCAACAACGTAAGTTTCGCTGTGAGGCAAGGTGATACACTGGCCATTATCGGCCCATCCGGAAGCGGCAAAACCACCTTGCTTGGGCTGTGTGCGGGCCTGGATGTACCCACCAGTGGTACGATAACACTAATGGGCTTTAAACTTAATTCCATGACCGAAGACGATCGGGCTTACATCCGCAATCAGTTCCTGGGCTTTGTATTTCAGAATTTTCAACTATTACAAACCTTAACAGCACTTGAAAATGTGATGGTTCCGCTGGAATTGCGTGGTGAAAAAAATGTAGCCGCAAGGGCGGTTGAATTACTGAAACGCGTAGGATTGGCTGATCGGCTCCATCATTACCCGTCACAACTATCAGGTGGTGAGCAGCAGCGGGTAGCCATGGCGCGGGCGTTTATCACAAACCCTAAAATTCTGTTTGCTGACGAGCCTACCGGTAATTTAGATGATGAAAATGCCAGGCATCTTACCGAGTTGTTGTTTAAACTAAACCAGGAGGAAGGTACTACACTGGTATTGGTAACGCACAACCTGGAGCTGGCTCAAAAAACCAACCGCATCCTGCGTATGCGCGGTGGTGAATTGATTGAAGATTCATCCGCTGTTTCAATTGTAGAATCATGA
- a CDS encoding arylesterase, translating to MVLKSVLFIVGLMLLQDTIPKRTILFFGDSLTAGYGLSPEEAFPALVEKQLNAKGKPCRVINAGLSGETSAGGLTRIDWMLRQPVDIFILELGANDGLRGLPLEQTRANLQAIINKVKAKFPKTKIVVAGMLVPPNMGPEYSAGFKALFPDLAKKNNAVLIPFLLEGVAGNEKLNLPDGIHPNIEGHKIVAANLVKIIEPLL from the coding sequence ATGGTATTAAAATCCGTGTTGTTTATTGTTGGACTGATGCTGTTGCAGGATACAATCCCGAAACGGACCATCCTTTTTTTTGGCGACAGCCTGACGGCCGGCTATGGGCTTTCGCCCGAAGAGGCGTTTCCGGCCCTGGTAGAGAAGCAACTCAATGCGAAAGGCAAGCCCTGCCGGGTGATTAATGCCGGGTTGAGCGGTGAAACTTCGGCAGGCGGGCTTACCCGGATTGACTGGATGCTGCGGCAACCCGTTGACATTTTTATTTTGGAGTTAGGCGCTAATGACGGCCTTCGCGGCCTGCCGCTTGAGCAAACACGCGCCAACCTGCAGGCTATTATTAACAAAGTGAAAGCAAAATTCCCGAAAACAAAAATTGTCGTTGCAGGTATGCTGGTTCCACCCAACATGGGGCCTGAATATTCAGCAGGTTTTAAAGCACTGTTTCCGGATTTAGCCAAAAAAAACAATGCGGTGCTTATCCCCTTTCTGCTTGAAGGTGTTGCGGGTAACGAAAAACTCAATCTGCCAGACGGCATTCACCCTAATATTGAAGGGCATAAAATTGTAGCCGCCAACCTGGTAAAAATTATCGAGCCACTGCTCTGA
- a CDS encoding alpha/beta hydrolase codes for MPRKGSNSPVIIWIHGGVWTFGDKTDVDNKPEYFTSRGYVFISINHRLSPDAKFPVHVQDVADAVVWVYNNLVHYSGDPSKIFLMGYASGAHLAALVSLNEHLLKEAGGSLNFIKGVVLLDGVGFDMVSTMPDAVSKVREWCIDTFGDSPDNWADASPVSYVKAGGMAPPHLIIYAGTKSPTEKDAVLLAKKLTEAGIKNKVMNYSKKSNLSINKELGKDDDKVAEDILVFLHECLR; via the coding sequence ATGCCCCGTAAGGGCAGCAATTCTCCCGTAATCATCTGGATTCATGGCGGTGTATGGACATTCGGTGATAAAACTGATGTGGATAATAAGCCGGAATATTTTACTTCTCGCGGATACGTTTTTATTTCCATTAACCACCGGCTTTCGCCTGATGCAAAATTTCCGGTACATGTGCAGGATGTTGCCGATGCAGTTGTATGGGTTTATAACAACCTGGTTCATTACAGCGGAGATCCGTCAAAGATTTTTTTAATGGGCTATGCATCAGGCGCCCACCTGGCGGCACTGGTCTCGCTTAACGAGCACCTGTTAAAGGAAGCTGGCGGTTCGTTGAATTTTATTAAAGGTGTGGTGTTGTTAGATGGTGTTGGGTTCGACATGGTATCTACCATGCCCGATGCTGTTAGTAAAGTACGCGAGTGGTGTATTGATACGTTTGGCGATTCGCCCGATAACTGGGCCGATGCCAGCCCGGTGAGCTATGTTAAAGCCGGTGGCATGGCGCCACCCCATTTAATTATTTATGCCGGTACAAAAAGTCCAACCGAAAAGGATGCTGTGTTACTCGCCAAAAAACTAACCGAAGCCGGCATCAAAAACAAAGTGATGAATTACAGTAAGAAAAGTAACTTATCGATAAACAAAGAACTCGGTAAAGACGATGATAAGGTTGCTGAGGATATTCTTGTATTCCTCCATGAATGCCTGCGCTGA